In Sulfitobacter sp. M39, the following proteins share a genomic window:
- a CDS encoding extracellular solute-binding protein, with amino-acid sequence MPRTHAHTDTKSQTPMLRVAGAALLVFGAAMLGGAAWGQEDAAQGSDKIITAHGYSFYGDLKYPADYTHFDYVNPDAPKGGEISISTLGTFDSMNPYSRKGRGGALSTVMYESLLGEGVGGEIVPADVYGEAYCLLCESLEYPESKDWVVFHMRKDAKFSTGDPVTAHDIAFSHNLLLDQGLKSYADAVRKLIPKVEVIDDYTIKFYFSPGVSRRSLIEQVGGVPAWSKKWYEETGARLDESRLETSPGSGPYMIDSIDVNRRIVYERNPDYWGKDLPFNVGRNNFDKIRVEYFGDENSAFEAFKAGEYTFRTEGSSKQWASSYDFPKVTAGQVVKEDIPDGSPPTPSGIVFNLGREVLQDKRVREAVALGFNFEWTNESLQYGLFKQRASFTQDTPLMATGAPQGAELALLESLGDVVPPELLTQDAVVPHTSDASRLSDRRNLRRAMKLLDEAGWAVGDDGKRYNAQGKPLQLRFLLNSSGSATLSAVIENFMSNLQNMGIDAVLEKVDSSQYTARERDRDYDMVYDSYGAFLGTGTGLEQRYGSEAAAYSLFNPAGLASPLVDAIVTASLAADTKEEEDASLMALDRALRYEFFMIPTWYNDSFWTAYYDQYEHPETQPPYALGYLDFWWYNADKADALRAAGALR; translated from the coding sequence ATGCCCCGGACCCATGCCCATACTGACACAAAATCGCAAACCCCCATGCTGCGCGTCGCTGGTGCGGCCTTGCTTGTCTTCGGGGCCGCGATGCTGGGCGGGGCAGCTTGGGGGCAAGAAGACGCCGCGCAGGGCAGTGACAAGATCATCACCGCGCATGGCTATTCCTTTTACGGCGATCTGAAATACCCCGCCGATTATACCCATTTCGACTATGTGAACCCCGACGCACCCAAAGGCGGCGAGATTTCAATCTCTACCCTTGGGACGTTTGATTCGATGAACCCCTATTCGCGCAAGGGCCGTGGCGGCGCGTTGAGCACGGTGATGTATGAAAGCCTGCTCGGCGAGGGCGTCGGCGGAGAGATCGTGCCCGCGGATGTTTACGGCGAAGCCTATTGCCTGCTGTGCGAGAGCCTTGAATACCCCGAGAGCAAGGATTGGGTGGTGTTCCACATGCGCAAGGACGCCAAATTCTCGACCGGTGATCCGGTGACGGCCCATGACATCGCCTTCAGCCACAACCTGCTGCTGGATCAGGGGCTGAAATCCTATGCCGATGCAGTGCGCAAGCTGATCCCCAAGGTCGAGGTGATCGATGATTACACTATTAAATTCTATTTCAGCCCCGGCGTGTCCCGGCGCAGCCTGATCGAACAGGTCGGCGGCGTGCCGGCATGGTCGAAAAAATGGTACGAGGAAACCGGCGCGCGGCTGGACGAATCGCGGCTGGAAACCTCGCCCGGGTCCGGCCCCTATATGATCGACAGCATCGATGTGAACCGTCGCATCGTCTATGAACGCAACCCCGATTACTGGGGCAAGGACCTGCCGTTCAACGTGGGCCGCAACAATTTTGATAAAATCCGGGTTGAATATTTTGGCGACGAGAATTCCGCGTTCGAGGCCTTCAAGGCGGGTGAATATACCTTCCGTACCGAGGGCAGTTCGAAACAATGGGCGTCGTCCTATGACTTCCCCAAGGTGACCGCGGGGCAGGTGGTCAAAGAGGATATCCCCGACGGGTCGCCTCCCACGCCTTCGGGCATCGTGTTCAACCTTGGCCGGGAGGTCTTGCAGGACAAGCGCGTGCGCGAGGCCGTGGCCCTGGGGTTCAACTTTGAATGGACCAATGAATCGCTGCAATACGGGCTGTTCAAACAGCGGGCGTCGTTTACGCAGGACACGCCGCTAATGGCCACGGGTGCCCCCCAAGGGGCGGAACTGGCGCTGCTGGAAAGCCTTGGCGATGTCGTGCCGCCCGAACTGCTGACGCAAGACGCGGTGGTGCCGCATACGTCGGATGCGAGCCGCCTGTCGGACCGTCGCAACCTGCGCCGCGCGATGAAGCTGCTGGACGAGGCCGGTTGGGCCGTGGGCGATGACGGCAAACGCTATAATGCACAGGGCAAACCCTTGCAGTTGCGGTTCTTGCTGAACTCGTCCGGGTCGGCGACTCTGTCGGCGGTGATCGAAAACTTTATGTCGAATTTGCAGAACATGGGCATTGATGCCGTGCTCGAGAAAGTCGACAGTTCCCAATACACGGCCCGCGAACGGGACCGCGATTACGACATGGTCTATGACAGCTATGGGGCGTTTCTGGGCACGGGCACCGGGCTAGAACAACGCTATGGGTCAGAGGCGGCGGCCTATTCGCTGTTCAACCCTGCGGGGCTTGCCAGCCCGTTGGTGGATGCGATTGTGACCGCGTCGCTGGCAGCCGACACGAAAGAGGAAGAGGACGCCAGCCTGATGGCGCTGGATCGGGCGTTGCGCTATGAATTTTTCATGATCCCGACCTGGTATAACGACAGTTTTTGGACAGCCTATTACGACCAGTACGAACACCCTGAAACGCAGCCGCCTTACGCTTTGGGCTACCTCGATTTCTGGTGGTACAATGCCGATAAAGCAGACGCCTTGCGCGCTGCAGGCGCACTGAGGTAA
- a CDS encoding c-type cytochrome, translating to MFDTMTVTKIAAGLFGAWLVLLLGKFAGEELYHAGSHGEQGYVIEVADASAGGEPAEEVDFAEIMAAADPSKGEKVFRKCSACHKAEDGANAVGPYLYGVVGRPVDSADGYASYSGALEKAAETWTPENLNAFLTKPAGFAPGTTMGFAGLPKIEDRANVIAYLDSLDN from the coding sequence ATGTTCGATACAATGACCGTTACCAAAATCGCTGCCGGCCTGTTTGGCGCTTGGCTTGTCCTTCTGCTTGGCAAATTCGCGGGCGAAGAGCTTTATCATGCGGGGTCGCATGGCGAACAGGGCTATGTGATTGAAGTGGCTGATGCCTCCGCTGGTGGGGAGCCCGCAGAAGAAGTCGATTTTGCCGAGATCATGGCGGCCGCCGATCCGTCCAAGGGCGAAAAGGTTTTCCGTAAATGTTCCGCTTGTCACAAGGCCGAAGACGGTGCGAATGCGGTTGGTCCCTACCTTTACGGTGTTGTCGGGCGTCCGGTTGATTCCGCTGACGGGTATGCATCCTATTCCGGCGCGCTTGAGAAAGCCGCTGAGACATGGACCCCCGAGAACCTGAACGCCTTCCTGACCAAGCCTGCCGGTTTCGCACCAGGCACCACGATGGGTTTCGCGGGTCTGCCCAAGATCGAAGACCGGGCGAATGTGATCGCCTATCTCGACAGCCTGGACAACTGA
- a CDS encoding prephenate dehydratase encodes MTSKTAPRIAFQGALGAYSHEACLQARPDMIPVPCMTFEGVIRAVREGRADLAMLPVENSTYGRVADIHRLLPQSGLRIIAEAFVRVRISLMAHDGVKLEDIKHVRAHMVLIPQARSWLDAHGITSEAAADSAGAAADLAVSEERDVGVLASEVAADIHGLKVLARDIEDLDHNTTRFLLMSPDLDQTRRAENMLTTFVFQVRNIPAALYKAMGGFATNGVNMTKLESYMAGGSFTATQFYADIEGHPEDPAVARALEELAHFTNFIDILGVYPAHPDRHGQ; translated from the coding sequence ATGACCAGTAAAACCGCGCCGCGCATCGCTTTTCAAGGTGCTTTGGGGGCCTATAGCCACGAAGCCTGCCTGCAAGCCCGCCCCGACATGATCCCCGTGCCCTGCATGACCTTCGAAGGGGTGATCCGCGCCGTGCGCGAAGGCCGCGCCGATCTGGCGATGCTGCCGGTCGAAAACTCGACCTACGGGCGGGTCGCGGACATCCACCGGCTGTTGCCGCAAAGCGGGCTGCGCATCATCGCAGAGGCCTTCGTGCGCGTGCGCATCAGCCTGATGGCCCATGACGGTGTGAAGCTCGAAGATATCAAACACGTGCGCGCGCATATGGTGCTGATCCCGCAGGCGCGCAGCTGGCTGGACGCCCATGGCATCACCTCAGAGGCCGCGGCCGATAGTGCGGGCGCTGCGGCGGATCTTGCGGTGTCGGAAGAACGCGATGTCGGTGTGCTGGCAAGCGAGGTCGCGGCGGATATTCACGGGCTCAAGGTGCTGGCCCGCGACATCGAGGATCTGGACCATAACACCACCCGCTTCTTGCTGATGTCGCCCGATCTGGACCAGACCCGCCGAGCGGAAAACATGCTGACCACCTTTGTCTTTCAGGTGCGCAACATCCCTGCTGCGCTTTACAAAGCTATGGGCGGTTTCGCGACCAATGGCGTCAACATGACCAAGCTGGAAAGCTACATGGCGGGCGGGTCGTTCACGGCGACACAGTTCTATGCCGATATCGAAGGCCACCCCGAAGACCCCGCCGTTGCCCGCGCGCTGGAGGAACTGGCGCATTTCACCAACTTCATCGATATTCTGGGCGTCTACCCCGCGCATCCCGACCGTCACGGCCAGTAA